CTTCCCCAGCTCCCCCAGCTCCCCCCTCTCCTCGTCCCCTTTTCTACCTGACAGATTGGACAACTTCTTCCTTGGGCTACTCTAAGCTGCGCGAGAAAAAGATTGAGTGGCAAGAACCGATTGATAGTAGCGCTGCAACTGTCGCGTTGCTGCCGCCCATCCCCAGCGTTCCGCTTCTTCGCGGGCATTGGCACGGAGGGTTTCTCGTTCCTCCTGGGCAGCCAGGAGACGCTGTGTCGCCGCGATCGCGCCCAGGGGATCGTTCGGTTCAAACAGATAGCCATTCACCCCATCAGTGACGATATCGGGGATGCCCCCAGAACGCGCCGCCACCACCGGACAGCCCGCTGCCATTGCTTCTAGCAACACCAATCCCAAAGTTTCGGTTCGCGAGGGGAAGACAAAAGCATCGGCAGAAGCAAATGCAGAAGCAAGTTCCATCCCTTGCAAATAGCCCACAAAATTTACGGGCATTCCCGCAAAATGTTGTTTCAAAGCCTTGCGATGAGGACCATCGCCCACAATAGCAAGGCGCGCGCCGGGAATTGCTTCGAGGACGGGTTTAATTTGTTCGATTTCCTTCTCCGGGGAAACGCGCCCTACATAAAGAAGGAGAGGGCTATCCGGGTGTCCTTTGGAGAGGCGATCGCGCATTTTTGCCGAAGCTAGCGTGGGTTGAAACATCTCTGTATCCACACCGCGCTGCCACAAATCGACTCGTTCGATCCCATTACTGCGTAGGGCTTCAACCATTGCCGTTGAGGTGCAGAGATTCAATTGTGCTTGATTGTGAACCGCTTTGAGCAATTCCCACAAAAACCCTTCCAACGCCCCAAAACCGTAGTGTTGCAAGTATTGGGGAAGATGGGTGTGGTAGGATGCCACCAAAGGAATGTCTAAAGTTTTGGCGTAATAAATCCCCGCCAACCCCAAGACTGCGGGGTTGACCACATGAATTAAATCCGGATTGAATTTTTCGAGGCGCGATCGCATGGTGGGACGGGGAACCGCGATTTTGAGTTCGGGATACATGGGCAGAGGAAACGCCGAAAGACCATAAATTTCAGCGCCCTTATATTTCTTCAAACCTCCCTCCGGACAAACCACCATCACGCGATCGCCATTGCGCTGGAGGTGTTCGACGGTGTGGCGGAGGCGGGTGACAATACCATCAACTTTGGGTAAGAAGGTTTCTGTAAATAATGCGATTCTCATAATTTAGGGATTACGGGTTGGAAAAGACTCGTATTACGGCAGCTTCGTAGATAAAGATACCGTCGATCTGTCCCTTTGAGTAGATCGGTGTATCTCAGCACACAAATATCTCTCTCTTGTAACAATTGCAGCAGCAGAAGGGGAGCAAATGATACTCTAGAGGAAAAGGCGACGATCGCGCGATCGTTCAAAACAAAGAACGAATGAAACGCTTGCGATGTAATAAACCCTCCGATCTCATCTTGCAAAACGCAGGAAATCAGAGTCGGTTGGCGTTTCTAACCGAATAGGAAGAGAAGCCTTTAAATCTATAGCAATTCTCGCTCTTGCAAGGTACATATTTCTTATGCCCGTTGCCTCAAGCTTAAAGGTTGCTACTTCACCCAACTGAAGAAATGCTATAATTACTAGTTTATTTAGTTTATCTATGAAAAACGGGGTTTTGCGCGCAGGTCGCCCATTCAAACTTGAGGAAAAGCAGGGATCGAGTCATAATGTATCAGGATCAGGGGCATCGATCGTTGAATAGCTTAACCCGCTTAAATACGATAGTAATAATTGAGGGAACGTAATCATGCCTTTGACAACCAATATACTGCGCGGCGGTATCGCGATCGATGAAATTTTAGTAGACCCCAACGGTAGAAACAACTTTGATACAGATGGGAACGGTACGGCTGATGCCCTTGATGAGTTTGTTGAAATTCATAATCAGTCTGCAAACCCCATCGATATTAGCGGGCTTCAACTTTGGGATGCAGGACAACGCAATTGGTTTACCTTTCCCGACGGAACCATTTTGGGGGCGGGAAAATCGGCAGTGGTTATTGCAAGCCTTCAACCGGGCGGATCCCTTCCCGCTACAACCGATGGCAACTTAGCGTTTAATGCCAACAGCGATCGCGCGATCCTGCAAAATAACGGCGATAACGTTGTTCTCTACGATCCAACCGCCGACCAATACATCCAACTCACCTACAACGACGCATTTACACACAATCCCCCCTTCAATTATTCTAACTTTTCCCGCACTGCAACGCGAGTCGGTTTTGTTGAAGAGTGGGGCGAGAATGTAGACGGCGTTTCCCTCGTTCGCTTCCCCGCAGGCAATGAAAACATCGTTCTGCACAATACCCTCTCTCCCGATGCAGCGAGTCCTGGGGCGGCAACGCGAGTGGTGACAAACCCCGTCACGGGTTGGGCGATCAACGAAATTCTCGCAGATCCGGCATTTGGCTTGACCGGAGATGCCAACGGCGATGGGGCAGTGGATGCCAGTCAAGATGAATTTGTAGAACTGGTTAACAATACAGGCGTTGCGGCAGATATTTCCGGTTGGACGCTTTCGGATAGTGCGGGCGTTCGTCACACCTTTTCCCCAGGAACCATCGTTCCCCAGAACGGCGCAATCGTCGTGTTTGGCGGCGGTAGACCCACAGGATTGTTTGGCAATGCGATCGTCCAAACCGCAAGTACCGGGGCGCTAGACCTCGACGACATCAACGACACCGTAACCCTGAGTAATGGCTTAGTAGATGTTGCCACCTACACCTACGGCTTAGAAGCGGGGAACGATCAATCCATTAACCTTAACCCCGATTTATCCGGAGTCGATCCCCTCACGCAACATTCTCTAATCGTGGGTTCTGGCGGAAGGCTTTTTTCTCCCGGAACTCAAGTGAATGGCATGGCGTTTCCCGGTAATGTCACCTTTGATAACTTTCCAATTTTCCAAATTCAGGGAACCAGTCACATTTCGCCCCTTACGGGTCGATTGGTGAGTACCGCAGGGATTGTGACAGCAGTTGAATCCGACGGATTTTATCTGCAAGACCCCAGAGGCGATGGCAACAATGCGACCTCCGATGCCATCTTCGTCTTTACCGGAACTGCGCCGACGGTTGCGGTGGGAGATTTATCCATTGTTTCCGGACGAGTGGGCGAGTTTACCCTGGGGGGAGTGGCAACGAGGAATTTATCAGTGACGCAGATTAGCGGCAATCCTGTTGTCACCACCTTTTCCTCTGGAAATCCTCTCCCTCCTGCGGTGCTTCTGGGAACGGGGGGACGCACGCCTCCCACAGACATCGTTGATGATGATAACTTTACTCGTTTCGACCCAGACACCGATGGGATTGACTTTTACGAGAGCTTAGAAGGGATGCGCGTTACCGTGCAGAACGCGGTTGCGGTGAGTCCGAGTAACGAATTGGGGGAAATTTTTACCCTGGCAGATAATGGCTTGGGGGCAACGGGAACCAGCACTCGCGGCACGATCCATCGCAGTGCGACCGATGCGAATCCCGAACGCATCCAAGTTCAAGTCGATCGCGATTTGCTTCCCGGTTTTGCGCCTACGGTGAATGTCGGCGACACTTTGGGGAATGTGACGGGGGTTGTGGACTATAGTAATGGGAATTTTGAGGTCAAAGCTACCGATCTGTTCGCGCCCGTTCCTGGGGGATTGCAACCAGAAACCACAACGTTAGTGGGAACGGCAGACCAACTGACCATTGCGAGTTTGAATGGGAATAATCTCGATCCCGCGATCGAACAGGGTGCGAGTCGCTTTAATGTAGACGACGATATTGGGAGTGGGAAATTTGCCGCGATCGCGAACCAAATTGTCAACAACCTGAAAAACCCCGATATCATTGCCTTACAAGATATCCAAGATAATAGCGGCGCAGACGACGACGGAACCGTCGATGCCAGTCTCACCTACCAAACCCTAATTAACGCCATCACCGCCGCAGGAGGCGTGGGTTACCAATTCTTCGATCTTCCCCCAACCAACGGTCAAGATGGCGGTATGCTGGGCGGAAACAGTCGCGTCGGCTATCTTTACAATCCGGGACGAGTGGGAGTGGTTCCCGATAGTGGCAAACGCATCGGTGTTGATGCCTTGGGTGCCGATCTCCCCGGTTTTACCTCTGCTCGTAAATCCCTCGCAACCACCTTCTCCTTTAACGGTGAAAACGTTACCCTCGTTAACAATGACTTCTCGCCCCAAAGTGGCAGCAGCGCGCTGTTCGGTTCGGTTCAGCCTCCGGTGAATGGCGGCGCAGCCATCCGCAACCAACAAGCCTTTACCGTTAACGATTTTGTCGGCGATCTGCTGGAGAAGACCCCTGATGCCAATGTAGTGGTTTTGGGCAATTTCAACGAATTTGATTGGGGTGCGTCCCTACAAACCCTGAAAGGGGACGATCTGCTCGATTTAACGGAAACGCTGCCAGAAAACGAGCGCTACTCTTCGATCCTAGACGGAAATGCTAGCGCCCTGGATCGCGCGTTCATCAGCAATAACCTCTCCGCCATAACGGAGTTTGATATCGTCCACACCAATAGTGAGTTTGCCAACACGCCGAGCGATCGCGATCCCCTTCTGACACGCATTAGTTTACCCAATGCCCCCACTGTGCCTGATGTGTTTCCTGGCGATTTAGATAATCCCATTGTCATTCCCTTTGATATTCCCGATCTGGGTGGAGTTATTCCCTTTGGTTCCGGTTCGTTGCCTATTTCCGACATCCTGCAAGATCCTCTCAATTTTAACGGAAACGATTTCGCCAACACCTTACAGGGGATTGTTGATGACCTAACGAGCCAAATTCCCAATCTTCCTTTCTAGTGGACGGTTAAAGGGGAAGGGGTAAAGGGGAAAGGGGGGACTGGCTCCCCTCTCCCAAATTTGGGAGAGGTCGTTTAGCGAACGGGATGCGCATAACCCACCTCAAAGTCCGCGATCGCGGATTTCATTGAAAACCTTGAGGGCGCGCGATCGCGGTTAAGGGACTTGCATGAAAATAAGATACCAGCGATGCACCTGCGGCTATCGCCTAACACATCCTACAATTGGGACGTTATTTAGCCGTAAGCCCCTAACCTGTCGAATCTCGCTCAACTTGTCTCCAAGCTAACCCTCACTCAGCTTCCTCTGCTCCCTCTCTCTCCCTGTCACTCTTCCTCTTCTTTTTCCACCAAAATCGGATTCTCCTGTTCCGCCTTAACCGTGAGGATTTGCGCCAGCACCTCAACGCGACAGGAATTAGAATGGCAGAGATTGAGCGCCTGATGCGCTTTGCCCCAGTTTTGCTCCGTTGCGCGAACTTCTGCAATGGCTGTTAAAACCTCATCGCGATTGTTACCTGAGAGTTTCTTAGTAATATCGAGGGCTTGTTGCAGTAATTTGGAATCGTTCGTTTTTTTACTAATTTCCACATAAGCCAGCGCGATCGCGCTCAAAGCCCAGGCTTTGGAGGAGTCATCTTGAATCTTGTCGGCGCTGGTGAGGGCGCGTTGGAGCAATTCTGTAGCATTTTCTGCGTCCCCTAACTCGCCAATTGCCCCCGCGATCGCGCTCAAAGCCCAGGCTTTGGAGGAGTCATCTTGAATCTTGTCGGCGCTGTTGAAGGCGCGTTGGAGCAATTCTGTAGCATTTTCTGCGTCCCCTAACTCGCCATATGCACCCGCGATCGCGCTCAAAGCCCAGGCTTTGGAGGAGTCATCTTGAATCTTGTCGGCGCTGTTGAGGGCGCGTTGGAGTAATTCCTCGGCATTTTCTGCGTCCCCTAACTCGCCAATTGCACCCGCGATCGCGCTCAAAGCGTGGGCTTTGGAGGAGTCATATTGAATCTTCTCGGCGCTGTTGAAGGCGCGTTGGAGTAATTCCTCGGCATTTTCTGCGTCCCCTAACTCGCCATATGCACCCGCGATCGCGCTCAAAGCGTTGGCTTTGAAGTTGTCATATTGAATCTTCTCGGCGCTATTGAAGGCGCGTTCGAGCAATTCTGTGGCATTTTCTGCGTCCCCTAACTCGCCATATGCACCCGCAATCGCGCTCAAAGCGTCGGCTTGGTCGGAGTCAGATTGAATCTTCTCGGCGCTGTTGAAGGCGCGTTCGAGCAATTCTGTGGCATTTTCTGCGTCCCCTAACTCGCCAATTGCACCCGCGATCGCCCTCAAAGCGTAGGCTTTGAAGTTGTCATCTTGAATCTTGTCGGCGCTATTGAAGGCGCGTTCGAGCAATTCTGTGGCATTTTCTGCGTCCCCTAACTCGCCATATGCACCCGCGATCGCGCTCAAAGCGTCGGCTTGGTCGGAGTCAGATTGAATCTTCTCGGCGCTGTTGAAGGCGCGTTCGAGCAATTCTGTGGCATTTTCTGGTTGTTCCAGTTTGATAGCAATTTCAGCCAGAGAAGCGAGAGTTGCAGCTTTAGTAATCGGAGAAGACATCTTTTCAGTGCAAATATATTCCGCTTTTTGCCAATCACCATTCTTGGCAAAGACAATCGCTGCGGTTGCTGAATTCACCTGTTTCTTAATACTCAAATTCGCCAATTCCCGCCGAAAGCGCCAAAGTTGCCCGGTTGGGCTGATTAACCACCCCCAACTACTCAGGAACAACAATAAAATCAAACTCAACGCCGCAACAATCCGGGTATAACGCCGCTTACTCGCCTTTAAAAGCCGTTCCTTTTGCTGGCGATTGGTTCCCCAGACGAGATAGGGTTTTTGCCTTTGGATAAAGCACAACTCCCGCAAATTCAGGAGATAGCGCGGATTTTGCCGATTGCCCAACCATTCATTGACGCGGCGATCTAGCAATTGATTTGCCCGATCTGCTTCCGAAAGTTCCTTCCCCGCAACGCGCCGTAACGCGGGAATAATCTTTTCGTGCGCGAGTTCGTAACCGAGGCGCTCTTCCGCATTGTTCGCTGGCGTAATCAGCCGCACGTCCCCCCGCACCAACCATTCCACCGCTTCTTTCACGTCTTCCGCTTTGACAGTATCTTTAAGCTTTTCCTGCAACGCTTCGAGAGTCAGCAAACCCGCTCTCACGCCCCGATCTAAATCTGTTAGGGCTAATAATACCTTCAATGCCGCTTGGCGTTGGGTGGGAGTGACTCGCGCATCCAGGGTGCGCCGGAGAAACCGCGTTAGCAA
Above is a window of Lusitaniella coriacea LEGE 07157 DNA encoding:
- a CDS encoding nSTAND1 domain-containing NTPase; the protein is MTEEKSPPPSPPEEIQKLTETLATFAQWVAELIRGRNWFTLLLLLDASLILFGKPVAQFLANLFAFELPQQFSGGLWISVGLIFLAAIIVAVVTMPRPETGEVEFTERKAIKGLRAFTKDDAEVFARLQRERMLRECIEALTNKNFRFGALYGESGCGKTSFLQAGLLSRLSQENSPEIGVYIRFSDKDALATVRKAIVEQLPLTAEEVKDADFLVLITKAAKSAKKPLILFFDQFEQFFVHRKQKADREPFISGLAAWFNNPEPPPVKILFSIRSDLYHNLVEIQQALDYSPSPLEIFRLEKFTPKQATRILGEISAIEGLKFEESFVEEVATQELASREDGLISPVDLQVLAWTIEKQNADELRAFNRLAFQKFGGIEGLLTRFLRRTLDARVTPTQRQAALKVLLALTDLDRGVRAGLLTLEALQEKLKDTVKAEDVKEAVEWLVRGDVRLITPANNAEERLGYELAHEKIIPALRRVAGKELSEADRANQLLDRRVNEWLGNRQNPRYLLNLRELCFIQRQKPYLVWGTNRQQKERLLKASKRRYTRIVAALSLILLLFLSSWGWLISPTGQLWRFRRELANLSIKKQVNSATAAIVFAKNGDWQKAEYICTEKMSSPITKAATLASLAEIAIKLEQPENATELLERAFNSAEKIQSDSDQADALSAIAGAYGELGDAENATELLERAFNSADKIQDDNFKAYALRAIAGAIGELGDAENATELLERAFNSAEKIQSDSDQADALSAIAGAYGELGDAENATELLERAFNSAEKIQYDNFKANALSAIAGAYGELGDAENAEELLQRAFNSAEKIQYDSSKAHALSAIAGAIGELGDAENAEELLQRALNSADKIQDDSSKAWALSAIAGAYGELGDAENATELLQRAFNSADKIQDDSSKAWALSAIAGAIGELGDAENATELLQRALTSADKIQDDSSKAWALSAIALAYVEISKKTNDSKLLQQALDITKKLSGNNRDEVLTAIAEVRATEQNWGKAHQALNLCHSNSCRVEVLAQILTVKAEQENPILVEKEEEE
- a CDS encoding glycosyltransferase family 4 protein; amino-acid sequence: MRIALFTETFLPKVDGIVTRLRHTVEHLQRNGDRVMVVCPEGGLKKYKGAEIYGLSAFPLPMYPELKIAVPRPTMRSRLEKFNPDLIHVVNPAVLGLAGIYYAKTLDIPLVASYHTHLPQYLQHYGFGALEGFLWELLKAVHNQAQLNLCTSTAMVEALRSNGIERVDLWQRGVDTEMFQPTLASAKMRDRLSKGHPDSPLLLYVGRVSPEKEIEQIKPVLEAIPGARLAIVGDGPHRKALKQHFAGMPVNFVGYLQGMELASAFASADAFVFPSRTETLGLVLLEAMAAGCPVVAARSGGIPDIVTDGVNGYLFEPNDPLGAIAATQRLLAAQEERETLRANAREEAERWGWAAATRQLQRYYQSVLATQSFSRAA
- a CDS encoding lamin tail domain-containing protein translates to MPLTTNILRGGIAIDEILVDPNGRNNFDTDGNGTADALDEFVEIHNQSANPIDISGLQLWDAGQRNWFTFPDGTILGAGKSAVVIASLQPGGSLPATTDGNLAFNANSDRAILQNNGDNVVLYDPTADQYIQLTYNDAFTHNPPFNYSNFSRTATRVGFVEEWGENVDGVSLVRFPAGNENIVLHNTLSPDAASPGAATRVVTNPVTGWAINEILADPAFGLTGDANGDGAVDASQDEFVELVNNTGVAADISGWTLSDSAGVRHTFSPGTIVPQNGAIVVFGGGRPTGLFGNAIVQTASTGALDLDDINDTVTLSNGLVDVATYTYGLEAGNDQSINLNPDLSGVDPLTQHSLIVGSGGRLFSPGTQVNGMAFPGNVTFDNFPIFQIQGTSHISPLTGRLVSTAGIVTAVESDGFYLQDPRGDGNNATSDAIFVFTGTAPTVAVGDLSIVSGRVGEFTLGGVATRNLSVTQISGNPVVTTFSSGNPLPPAVLLGTGGRTPPTDIVDDDNFTRFDPDTDGIDFYESLEGMRVTVQNAVAVSPSNELGEIFTLADNGLGATGTSTRGTIHRSATDANPERIQVQVDRDLLPGFAPTVNVGDTLGNVTGVVDYSNGNFEVKATDLFAPVPGGLQPETTTLVGTADQLTIASLNGNNLDPAIEQGASRFNVDDDIGSGKFAAIANQIVNNLKNPDIIALQDIQDNSGADDDGTVDASLTYQTLINAITAAGGVGYQFFDLPPTNGQDGGMLGGNSRVGYLYNPGRVGVVPDSGKRIGVDALGADLPGFTSARKSLATTFSFNGENVTLVNNDFSPQSGSSALFGSVQPPVNGGAAIRNQQAFTVNDFVGDLLEKTPDANVVVLGNFNEFDWGASLQTLKGDDLLDLTETLPENERYSSILDGNASALDRAFISNNLSAITEFDIVHTNSEFANTPSDRDPLLTRISLPNAPTVPDVFPGDLDNPIVIPFDIPDLGGVIPFGSGSLPISDILQDPLNFNGNDFANTLQGIVDDLTSQIPNLPF